Below is a window of Christensenella minuta DNA.
CGTTGAGACGGTGAAAAAGTTCGACACGTCAAAATATGAATTTGCGATCCGGGAGACGAAGACGCTTGAAATCATAGACGACGTCAATACTCTCAAAAGCGAAATCGGGATACTGTACCTGAGCGATTTCAACCGTAAGGCCATTGCAAAGCTGCTGAGGGCCAATCATCTGGAGTTCCATCGGCTGATCGATTGCCAGGCCTACGTCTATCTCTGGCGCGAACATCCATTGGCAAAATGCCGGGCGATCCGCTTTTCGCAGCTAGAGGAATACCCGTGCCTGTCGTTTGAGCAGGGTGACAACGGTTCATTTTACTTTGCGGAGGAAATACTCAGTACGAACGAATATGCGCGGACGATCAAGGCCAATGACCGTGCGACGATGCTGAACCTGATGATAGGTCTCAACGGCTATACCTTGTGCTCGGGAATCATTTGCGAGGAATTGAATGGAACGGATTTTGTTACCGTTCCATTTGAGGCAGACGAGCTGAATCCAAACAGCGCAATGGAGATCGGGTATGTCGTGAAGAAAAACAGCTTACTCAGCGAAATTGGGAAATTGTATATTGAAGAAACGAAAAATTATCTGGATCAATATCAAATAAGATAACCCATAAAGCATATAGGCATAATCTATATCTATGTATACCTTTCCTGTATTGGACAGCTTAGGCACGGCGGCGTAAACTGGAACCGAGGATAGGAGGTAAAGACAGTGAGAAATGCTTTATGGGGAACCGGCTGCTGCTGCGCATGCTATCCCCGCCTGTTAAGCCTTGAGCGAATGTGCCAATGTATCGTGGGTTCCAAACGGGCACACTGAAAACGGCGTATAGAAACGATAACATCAGGAGGGATACAAGATGACAAACATTAAAGATTCAAAGAACTGGAGTTTTGAAACCCGGCAACTGCATATCGGCCAAGAAGAAGCAGATCCCGCAACGGGGGCAAGAGCTGTCCCGATTTACGCGACAGCTTCCTATGTATTCCATGATTCCCAGCATGCGGCCGACCGCTTCGGGCTGCGGGATCCCGGTAATATCTACGGAAGGCTGACCAATCCGACGCAGGATATTTTTGAA
It encodes the following:
- a CDS encoding LysR family transcriptional regulator, whose translation is MTLQQLHYLITITETGSLNKAAEVLYISQPSLSSSIKELEKEVGITIFHRSGKGVSLTNDGMEFLLYARQLYQQYESILEKYGKPGTLKKKFGVSAQHYSFAVKAFVETVKKFDTSKYEFAIRETKTLEIIDDVNTLKSEIGILYLSDFNRKAIAKLLRANHLEFHRLIDCQAYVYLWREHPLAKCRAIRFSQLEEYPCLSFEQGDNGSFYFAEEILSTNEYARTIKANDRATMLNLMIGLNGYTLCSGIICEELNGTDFVTVPFEADELNPNSAMEIGYVVKKNSLLSEIGKLYIEETKNYLDQYQIR